In Pleurocapsa sp. PCC 7319, the following are encoded in one genomic region:
- the acsF gene encoding magnesium-protoporphyrin IX monomethyl ester (oxidative) cyclase gives MIATTPQSTVKTSTEETLLSPRFYTTDFDAIAKMDISSQEEELKAMIAEMKTDYNRYHFVRDEEFKQSWEHIDEKTRRVFVDFLERSCTSEFSGFLLFKELSRKLKGRNPILAEIFHLMARDEARHAGFLNKAMSDFNISLDLGYLTKHRTYTFFKPEWVIYAVYLSEKIGYWRYILMYRHLEKHPEYQFYPLFRMFESWCQDENRHGDIFKALLRSQSKMWNNWQARLWARFFLLTVFATHTLTVHERADFYEAVGLDAQKYDRKVIRKTNETAARAFPVNLNIDHPQFFPRLERCADRNEKLKAIDSSNASKLVKFLRKLPLITGIFVDLLRLYLLKPIDAESLRGTVR, from the coding sequence ATGATTGCTACTACGCCTCAATCCACTGTTAAAACCTCTACTGAAGAAACCTTACTCTCACCTCGTTTTTACACTACAGACTTTGATGCGATCGCCAAGATGGATATTTCTTCTCAAGAAGAAGAACTTAAAGCCATGATTGCCGAGATGAAGACAGATTATAATCGCTATCATTTTGTCCGAGACGAAGAGTTTAAACAATCTTGGGAACATATTGATGAGAAAACTCGCCGTGTTTTTGTCGATTTTCTGGAACGCTCGTGTACTTCGGAATTTTCGGGTTTTCTACTGTTTAAGGAATTATCTCGTAAACTCAAAGGTCGCAACCCAATTTTAGCCGAGATTTTTCATTTAATGGCGCGGGATGAAGCTCGTCATGCTGGTTTCCTCAATAAAGCGATGAGCGATTTTAATATTTCTCTCGATCTGGGATATTTAACGAAACATCGTACCTATACATTCTTTAAACCAGAGTGGGTAATTTACGCTGTCTATCTTTCTGAAAAAATTGGTTACTGGCGTTATATTTTGATGTATCGTCACTTAGAAAAACATCCCGAATATCAATTTTATCCCCTCTTTCGGATGTTTGAAAGTTGGTGTCAGGATGAAAACCGTCACGGAGATATTTTTAAAGCGTTACTGCGATCGCAATCAAAGATGTGGAACAATTGGCAAGCTAGATTATGGGCGCGTTTCTTCCTCTTAACCGTATTTGCCACCCATACCCTAACTGTTCATGAACGGGCTGATTTTTATGAAGCTGTAGGCTTAGATGCCCAGAAATATGATCGCAAAGTAATTCGTAAGACTAATGAAACCGCAGCCAGAGCTTTTCCTGTAAATCTCAATATAGATCATCCTCAATTTTTCCCACGGTTAGAACGTTGTGCAGATCGCAATGAAAAGTTAAAAGCGATCGATTCTAGTAATGCTTCCAAGTTAGTTAAGTTTTTGCGTAAGTTACCGTTAATTACTGGTATTTTTGTTGATTTATTGCGTTTATATTTACTCAAGCCAATTGATGCTGAATCTTTACGAGGGACTGTACGTTAG